One stretch of Tenacibaculum sp. MAR_2010_89 DNA includes these proteins:
- a CDS encoding DUF4377 domain-containing protein — translation MGTMIYTKISSLFTRTISKKPKKEKLITIASKRIVNNINSLKKGILIKEKSFNDWTLYNRDIKGFIYEDGYEYELIVSENDIEKTFSLVRVLTKTKKLSENLPC, via the coding sequence ATGGGAACCATGATTTACACCAAAATAAGTTCGCTTTTTACAAGAACCATATCTAAAAAGCCAAAAAAAGAAAAGTTAATAACTATTGCATCTAAAAGAATAGTCAACAACATAAATTCTTTAAAAAAAGGAATTTTAATTAAAGAAAAAAGCTTTAATGATTGGACTCTTTATAATAGGGATATTAAAGGCTTTATTTATGAAGATGGTTATGAATATGAATTAATAGTTTCTGAAAATGATATAGAAAAAACGTTTTCCCTAGTTAGAGTACTAACAAAAACAAAGAAACTTTCTGAAAACTTACCTTGCTAA
- a CDS encoding NYN domain-containing protein has protein sequence MDVNSNLAVLIDGDNIPSAYVKEMMEEIAKYGNPTIKRIYGDWTKPNLSKWKNLLLENAITPIQQYGYTTGKNATDSAMIIDAMDILYSEKVNGFCLVSSDSDFTRLATRLREAGMQVIGIGEKKTPNPFIVACDRFIYIEILKSKTAIQNIETGKEESTKYNVDKITRKEIELISTTIADVSDDDGWAFLGDVGSLLQKKQPNFDSRNFGFDKLTPLIKSIDKFEIEQRESPKGRHKLIFVKIKEKKTRSKRR, from the coding sequence ATGGATGTAAACTCAAATTTAGCTGTACTTATTGATGGTGATAATATTCCTTCAGCTTATGTAAAAGAAATGATGGAAGAAATTGCTAAATATGGTAATCCTACTATCAAAAGAATTTATGGAGATTGGACAAAGCCAAATTTATCAAAGTGGAAAAACTTATTACTAGAAAATGCGATAACACCTATTCAGCAATATGGGTATACTACTGGTAAAAATGCAACAGATTCAGCAATGATAATTGATGCAATGGATATTCTTTATTCTGAAAAAGTAAATGGTTTTTGTTTGGTATCAAGTGATAGTGATTTTACAAGATTAGCTACTAGGTTAAGAGAGGCTGGAATGCAAGTAATTGGTATAGGTGAAAAGAAAACCCCGAATCCGTTTATTGTAGCTTGCGATAGGTTTATTTATATAGAAATATTAAAAAGTAAAACTGCTATACAAAATATAGAAACTGGTAAGGAAGAATCAACAAAATATAATGTTGATAAAATTACTAGAAAAGAAATTGAATTAATAAGCACAACGATAGCTGATGTATCTGATGATGATGGTTGGGCTTTTTTAGGTGATGTAGGTAGTTTATTGCAAAAGAAACAACCTAATTTTGATTCAAGAAATTTTGGTTTTGATAAGCTTACTCCTTTAATAAAGTCAATTGATAAATTTGAAATTGAACAAAGAGAAAGTCCAAAAGGAAGACACAAATTAATTTTTGTAAAAATCAAAGAAAAAAAAACAAGAAGCAAACGTCGTTAA
- a CDS encoding acyl transferase, with amino-acid sequence MQNKVFNIQSEKEFNEVALSVFKHQFKNNKIYRSFCDLLYIHPSDVDTIDKIPFLPIQFFKDKQVVSSNDEVQEVFTSSGTTGTSTSKHHVTDLSWYETSYLKGFKHFYGNIQEYVVLALLPNYLERKGSSLVYMVDDLIKRSENSESGFYLNNLSELAEKLIKLDKQGQKVLLIGVSFALLDLIEKYQFNLQNTIVMETGGMKGRRKELIREELHQILGNGFGVENIHSEYGMTELLSQGYSNGKGVFNCPPWMRLLTRDTEDALTILPKEKSGGINVIDLANYNSCSFIATQDLGKVHTDTSFEIIGRFDNSDIRGCNLLVL; translated from the coding sequence ATGCAAAACAAGGTTTTTAATATACAGTCAGAAAAAGAGTTTAACGAAGTAGCGTTATCCGTTTTTAAGCATCAGTTTAAAAATAATAAGATATATCGTTCTTTTTGCGATTTATTATATATACATCCATCAGATGTTGATACTATTGATAAAATTCCATTTTTACCAATACAATTTTTTAAAGATAAGCAAGTAGTTTCATCAAATGACGAGGTTCAAGAAGTTTTTACAAGCTCAGGAACCACAGGGACTTCTACAAGTAAGCACCATGTAACAGATTTATCATGGTATGAAACTAGTTATTTAAAAGGTTTTAAACATTTTTATGGCAATATTCAAGAGTATGTTGTTTTAGCATTGCTTCCTAATTATTTAGAACGAAAAGGCTCTTCTTTAGTATATATGGTTGACGATTTAATTAAGCGTTCTGAAAATTCTGAAAGTGGTTTTTATTTGAATAATTTATCTGAATTGGCTGAAAAACTTATCAAATTAGATAAACAAGGTCAAAAAGTACTACTTATAGGAGTTTCCTTTGCTTTACTAGATTTAATTGAAAAATATCAATTCAATCTTCAAAATACCATAGTTATGGAAACTGGAGGAATGAAAGGTAGAAGAAAAGAATTAATACGTGAAGAGTTGCATCAAATATTAGGTAACGGATTTGGTGTTGAAAATATTCATTCTGAATATGGAATGACTGAATTATTAAGTCAAGGATATTCCAACGGTAAAGGAGTTTTTAATTGCCCTCCCTGGATGCGTCTATTGACTAGAGATACAGAAGATGCATTAACTATTTTACCAAAAGAAAAGTCAGGAGGAATTAACGTAATTGATTTAGCAAATTACAATTCTTGTTCATTTATAGCAACACAAGATTTAGGAAAAGTACATACTGATACTAGTTTTGAAATTATTGGACGTTTTGATAATTCTGATATTCGAGGTTGTAATTTACTTGTTTTATAA
- a CDS encoding YHS domain-containing (seleno)protein: MKNIYTLLIVMFSASLFAQTTDYNTKKGYIAEGYDVVSYFINAKPKKGKSKHQTTYDGVKFKFSSEKNKNLFEKNPTQYIPQYGGYCAYAIAAKKTKMYIDAEAYEVRDGKLYLFYSSWLSNKLEDWQEGDTKKLQSKGDKNWEEIKHINK, from the coding sequence ATGAAAAACATATATACTCTTCTAATAGTGATGTTTTCTGCATCACTTTTCGCACAAACAACAGATTATAATACTAAAAAGGGCTACATAGCTGAAGGTTATGATGTTGTTTCGTATTTTATAAATGCAAAACCTAAAAAAGGAAAATCAAAACATCAAACAACGTACGATGGAGTAAAGTTTAAATTCTCATCTGAAAAAAATAAAAATTTATTTGAAAAAAATCCAACTCAATATATTCCTCAATACGGAGGATATTGTGCATATGCTATAGCGGCAAAAAAAACAAAGATGTATATTGATGCTGAAGCTTATGAAGTTAGAGATGGTAAGTTGTACTTGTTTTACAGTTCTTGGTTATCTAATAAATTAGAAGATTGGCAAGAAGGTGATACTAAAAAACTACAATCAAAAGGAGATAAAAACTGGGAAGAAATAAAACACATTAACAAGTAG
- a CDS encoding YHS domain-containing (seleno)protein: MNKLIYVLFFVTSFVGAQNNYNLKKGAVANGYDVVAYFNNTALKGSKKITAKHDNVTFRFSSEKNLKAFKKEPQKYIPQYGGYCAYAIGKNGEKVSINPKTFEIRNGKLYLFYNSWGTNTLKLWLKENPEELQKKADQNWQKINQ, translated from the coding sequence ATGAATAAATTAATCTACGTTTTATTTTTTGTAACATCTTTTGTTGGTGCACAAAACAATTACAATTTAAAAAAAGGAGCAGTAGCAAATGGGTACGATGTTGTTGCTTATTTTAATAATACTGCCTTGAAAGGAAGTAAAAAAATAACAGCAAAACACGATAATGTTACTTTTAGATTTTCTTCTGAAAAAAACTTAAAAGCTTTTAAAAAAGAGCCTCAAAAATACATTCCTCAATATGGTGGATACTGTGCTTATGCAATAGGTAAAAATGGAGAAAAAGTATCTATAAATCCTAAAACTTTTGAAATTAGAAATGGTAAATTATACCTTTTTTACAATTCATGGGGAACAAATACATTGAAGTTGTGGTTAAAAGAAAACCCAGAAGAACTTCAAAAGAAAGCTGACCAAAATTGGCAAAAAATTAATCAATAA